One Trichormus variabilis 0441 genomic window, ACTATCTCAACAACCTGTGGGGAGAAATCCACGCTTGTCCTTACTTTGCAGTCAACAACCTTAACCGCGATTTTGTGGGTACAAAAGGCTTTTCTGTGGTGTTTAGGCGATCGCATATCTCCACAGTAGAACAAAAATTTCCCTACTTCAAACCCTATCTAGACTTGGCTCTCCATGCTAATTGTAACGCTTTTTACCTCAACCCTTTACTCCTGAAAGAAGGTTCTCGTGTTGATCCCCATATAGATCGTTCCCTGCGTTCCTACTGCAAAACCATAGAACCACCGATGTTTGTCAGCGTTCTCTATGTGCGTGTACCGGAAAATATGGACGGGGGAGAACTGGTACTCAAATCACACAAACGTCAACTAGGGCAAATTAAACCACAAATGAACACCTTACTTTACTTTCAAGGTGATTTAACCCACTCTGTTAACGCTGTGAAAACGCCAGGAAATCGTTTGAGTTTGGTTTGTGAACAGTATAGTTTAAGTGAGGAAGAACTCGCAGACATCCCAGAATTTACCATTGAATCCAGAGTGGCTCAATCTACCACTAAAAAACGTAAGTAGGGTTAATTTTAAATTTTGAATTTTGAATTTTGAATTGTTAATATGCCTCATAGCTTAGTTTTAAACC contains:
- a CDS encoding 2OG-Fe(II) oxygenase translates to MKHYQQQANAFPGDYLNNLWGEIHACPYFAVNNLNRDFVGTKGFSVVFRRSHISTVEQKFPYFKPYLDLALHANCNAFYLNPLLLKEGSRVDPHIDRSLRSYCKTIEPPMFVSVLYVRVPENMDGGELVLKSHKRQLGQIKPQMNTLLYFQGDLTHSVNAVKTPGNRLSLVCEQYSLSEEELADIPEFTIESRVAQSTTKKRK